A single region of the Moorena sp. SIOASIH genome encodes:
- a CDS encoding 2Fe-2S iron-sulfur cluster-binding protein encodes MTQSYTIQIHNRQTGAKHKVNVPTDRYILHSAEKQGVELPFACRNGACTTCAVRVLAGKVYQPEAMGLSPQLRDQGYALLCVSYPRSDLEVETQDEDEVYELQFGRYFAKGKVRFGLPLDED; translated from the coding sequence ATGACTCAATCGTACACCATTCAGATTCATAATCGCCAAACTGGTGCTAAGCACAAGGTAAACGTGCCAACAGACCGCTATATCTTGCATTCCGCAGAAAAGCAGGGTGTGGAGTTACCCTTTGCCTGCCGCAATGGAGCCTGTACCACTTGCGCAGTGCGAGTGTTGGCTGGAAAAGTCTACCAACCGGAAGCCATGGGACTATCTCCACAATTGCGGGACCAAGGCTATGCTCTATTATGTGTGAGTTATCCCCGGTCAGACCTAGAGGTAGAGACTCAGGATGAAGATGAAGTCTATGAACTTCAGTTTGGTCGATATTTTGCTAAAGGAAAGGTTCGGTTTGGGCTGCCACTGGATGAGGATTAG
- a CDS encoding pentapeptide repeat-containing protein — protein sequence MFNQELSQEIIKTLQGFRAAKTKNFLKLAEVAGLDITSDFAGANLRGVNLSSLNLSHADLSDTDLRDAKLSGADLSGADLSGADLSGASLISANLSDANLSNAQVTGTRFGKNPGLVEQTKDNLIKRGGIWEPSITEVLLAWNELNDSDRDWMIGTGESKEIPAGHVLIHEGESINALYIVLDGILTVSVEAWKSREIARLSNGEVVGEMSFVKDHPPSATVKALEDSIVWSIDRAKLTHKLEQDPRFAARFYRLLAAAIADRIHLTTISLLYFEKEYQIEDPMATHLSIDELTTSSHYRFMATPIHKDSIKTYEKVILDKTKAALLINGVIES from the coding sequence AAGAATTAAGCCAGGAAATTATCAAGACACTCCAAGGTTTTCGAGCAGCCAAGACCAAGAATTTCTTGAAATTAGCAGAAGTTGCTGGTTTAGATATTACTAGTGACTTTGCAGGTGCTAACCTTAGGGGTGTTAATCTCAGTAGTCTTAATCTCAGCCATGCTGACTTAAGTGATACTGATTTAAGAGATGCCAAACTCAGTGGGGCTGACTTGAGTGGGGCTGACTTGAGTGGGGCTGACTTGAGTGGGGCTAGCTTGATTTCAGCAAACTTAAGCGATGCTAATCTCAGTAATGCCCAAGTCACAGGAACTCGGTTTGGCAAAAATCCCGGTCTGGTTGAACAGACCAAGGATAACCTGATCAAGCGAGGAGGGATATGGGAACCTAGTATCACAGAAGTGCTTCTGGCTTGGAATGAATTGAATGACAGTGACCGAGATTGGATGATTGGCACAGGGGAGAGTAAAGAAATTCCAGCTGGTCATGTCTTGATTCATGAAGGAGAATCGATCAATGCACTCTACATTGTCCTCGATGGCATCTTAACCGTTTCCGTCGAAGCTTGGAAAAGTCGGGAAATTGCTAGATTATCCAACGGTGAAGTAGTCGGAGAAATGTCTTTTGTGAAAGATCATCCCCCTTCAGCTACAGTTAAAGCTTTAGAAGACTCCATTGTCTGGTCAATTGATCGAGCTAAATTAACCCATAAACTAGAGCAAGACCCCCGTTTTGCAGCTCGTTTTTATCGCTTGCTTGCTGCTGCTATTGCTGATCGCATACACCTGACCACAATTAGCTTACTTTACTTCGAGAAAGAGTATCAGATAGAAGACCCAATGGCAACTCACCTTAGTATTGATGAACTAACAACCTCCAGTCACTATCGGTTCATGGCAACACCGATTCATAAGGACTCGATCAAAACCTATGAAAAAGTTATTTTAGACAAAACTAAGGCAGCGTTACTGATTAATGGGGTGATTGAATCTTAA
- a CDS encoding Nif11-like leader peptide family natural product precursor: protein MSIIYTENVAQFFHAVSQQEDLKQQLIATRNPEEVVKVAQDYNFKFTVADWQQFIQGHHSSQPTSDTFKNEIIGLDVTEEQLDAWWKFAWETGDINLIGWVSDKRDAITWVQLLDEFKVIKKND from the coding sequence ATGTCTATAATTTATACAGAAAATGTTGCTCAATTTTTCCATGCTGTTTCTCAACAAGAAGATTTAAAACAGCAGCTAATAGCTACCAGAAATCCAGAAGAGGTAGTTAAGGTAGCACAGGATTACAATTTTAAGTTTACCGTAGCTGACTGGCAACAGTTTATCCAGGGGCATCACTCCAGTCAGCCTACCAGTGATACTTTTAAAAATGAAATAATAGGATTAGATGTTACAGAAGAACAGTTAGATGCTTGGTGGAAATTTGCTTGGGAAACAGGAGATATCAATCTGATCGGGTGGGTTTCTGATAAGAGAGATGCTATCACTTGGGTGCAATTGCTAGATGAGTTTAAAGTGATTAAAAAAAACGATTAA
- a CDS encoding thermonuclease family protein, protein MTNVPNQVEAQVQQVISGHTVDVLISNQDPPLMARIRMIGIDAPSWKQKPWGDQAKTCLQKILSEISETGDQKSVMLELDVEEKDRYSRWLAYVWLDGVLVNEQLVAKGCALASPLAPNNKYDDKIARAQEYARIMGYGIWNPDQPLRLTPAEFRRQNP, encoded by the coding sequence TTGACAAATGTCCCCAACCAGGTTGAAGCTCAAGTGCAACAGGTGATCAGTGGACACACGGTGGATGTGTTGATCTCCAATCAAGATCCACCATTAATGGCACGAATCCGGATGATTGGTATAGACGCACCAAGCTGGAAACAAAAGCCTTGGGGAGATCAGGCAAAAACCTGCTTACAGAAGATCCTCAGTGAAATTAGTGAAACTGGTGATCAAAAATCGGTTATGTTAGAGCTTGATGTTGAGGAAAAAGACCGCTATAGTCGCTGGTTAGCCTATGTATGGCTAGATGGTGTGTTGGTCAATGAGCAGTTGGTAGCTAAGGGCTGTGCCTTAGCGTCACCCCTAGCCCCCAATAATAAATATGATGATAAGATAGCCCGTGCTCAAGAATACGCCAGAATTATGGGCTATGGGATTTGGAACCCAGATCAGCCTTTGCGCTTGACACCAGCAGAATTTCGCCGTCAAAATCCTTAG
- a CDS encoding inositol monophosphatase family protein gives MTEHTSEQLQTFLDIAAKAATAAGDVLKTYWGNLKTVEEKGRPGDLVTAADKEAEAVVLDILKNDVPDHSILAEESGQLGDNQSKYLWAIDPLDGTTNYAHQYPIAATSVGLLIDGKPQVGAVYNPFRDELLCAAVGLGATCNGQPIQVSQVSDLGKSLLVTGFAYDRRQTSDNNYAEFCYLTHLTQGVRRSGSASIDLCDVATGRLDGYWERGLSPWDVAAGIVILEEAGGKVTAYDGSPIDINSGRILATNAKIHDSLSTALLETPPLSSWK, from the coding sequence ATGACAGAACATACCTCCGAACAACTACAAACTTTCCTTGATATTGCCGCTAAAGCTGCCACTGCTGCTGGTGATGTTTTGAAAACTTACTGGGGCAATCTCAAAACTGTAGAAGAGAAAGGACGTCCTGGAGATTTAGTCACTGCAGCTGATAAAGAAGCAGAAGCAGTAGTCTTAGATATACTCAAAAACGATGTGCCAGACCATTCGATTCTGGCAGAAGAATCGGGTCAACTGGGAGACAATCAAAGTAAATACCTATGGGCGATTGACCCCCTCGATGGTACTACTAATTATGCCCATCAATACCCCATTGCTGCTACCTCTGTGGGGTTGTTGATTGACGGCAAGCCTCAGGTGGGAGCAGTATATAACCCCTTTCGGGATGAGTTATTGTGTGCAGCTGTGGGCTTGGGGGCAACCTGCAATGGTCAGCCAATCCAGGTTTCCCAAGTCTCTGACCTGGGTAAGAGCTTGTTAGTGACTGGATTTGCCTATGACCGGCGGCAGACTTCCGATAACAACTATGCCGAGTTCTGTTACCTGACTCATCTGACTCAAGGAGTTCGCCGTAGTGGTTCTGCATCCATCGATTTGTGTGATGTTGCTACTGGACGATTGGATGGCTATTGGGAACGAGGGCTTTCTCCTTGGGATGTAGCCGCTGGTATCGTTATCCTAGAAGAAGCTGGTGGTAAAGTTACCGCTTATGATGGCAGTCCTATTGATATTAATTCTGGGCGGATTCTGGCAACTAATGCCAAGATTCACGATAGTCTCAGTACTGCGTTGTTAGAGACACCACCTTTATCTTCTTGGAAATAA